ttggctcagtgttctgtcactcatggggacactacatcactgcagaatctacggggagagctaggcagttcaagccccattgggtgctgccatagatttacattagaagggcccatccaagaaggctcaaggtcattggccacagataaaatgacgtcaaatcactttatatctaccgtagctttgtttggactgatcatgtcaacatcatactttcaaaatcttagctagcaagctagacaagcagtcagcATCATGACAAatgttgacaatctactggcaaatccttttcaatccttgtcctttgaagagaaattatagataaaaacgtatcggtgctcattggccattggacataaacattacacaacatgttggaaattgcaaattcaacaatgagtggttggGAAGGAATCattggctaactgcaagcattgcaaagcaatcactattttgcttccTCTGCTTGCTATTAAGGGCCTCTtatccaagcttaaaaggataaacattcacacgtAACATGAGCCAGAAaatgttgaatacattggccatgctgtcaatccaacATGACTtttgccgcattcaaaacaactggaaactcgggaactgggaaatctcagacttcagtgagttcaagacaccTGGGAACTTAGACAAAAACGAGCttcgactgggaaaatacgttttgaacggtcatccaactcagaattccaagtcgtgaactcgggcctctttctagagctctgacctgaagatcactgatgtcatgattcaaccttgttttttctgagttcccagttgtcttgaaagcaccacaaatccagagaatgctagactttgatgacaaagtttcgtgacaaaatttgcccacaagaaggacagccacaccaccttcctgttcaagtgagcacagcacaacaacagtaagcccaaaaatgtcttgtatgctgctgcataaattatgtaatatgccagggagatatgtatactgtctgtagctaagaaagtaatactaagtgtatgttgtgtagtacgcTGTTAgcagcccatgtgcctcaccctaataatgttGTCCCTTTCCCCTTCACAACTtaacctactgttctgacttggtggtgcacatgtagcctatatcctgttttagagaaatgtaatcttcaaatattgtaagagctttcattgtctgcttatactgtatgcccctttatttatcctacagttctgacttggtgtacaggaagaatactgtaagaacgggccatgttctgaattctgtcgctgtacatttcaaaagtgctgaacataTAGTTaaattgactacgtccgtcttagctcgctcattaatgtcttaatcggaATTACGGAATGTCTCTTATCTGCtcatcgtccccttatgccatagtttgtacatctcaattgtcagtagaaaccagaTTTGTtcaagcaagtcagccatatcagctatgttttttaaaaaggcagtaaatgaggctgaattaactgttccgctgccagacaaggctccgctgatagccaggtgtagcagtggtaaggattcactccatggtgctgaagagAAAGCTCTGCTTATGTgacagctttatgtagaccctaacagtttgtgggcaccgtttgtcaccgttatagtgcagtTACTGTATTGTTTAgttttgtgttgtgtagtggctttgctggcatgcatcaacaacaaacaaaagtttgccccaccaagatttacatgctaaaatcggcACTAGGAATCAGGGCCTGCATTCACAAAGCGTCTAAGAGTAGgagcgctgatctaggatcaagtcTCTCTTCTTATTCATTATGGTCAACAAGgagaatctgatcctagatcagccctcctaatctgagacgctttgtggtcTCATTGTAGGTACTTCACTTGTTAACCTAACATAGCTGGCATAAAATAAAGGTCTGAAATTAGATCCCTTACATAGGCCTACTGGTCTtgaccagaagaaaaaaaaacattcgGGTGAGTTTCTCTTCTACACTGTttaaccaatccagtaaatgtggaggaggagttaagatggagtgtcgccttgtTAACTTCCAAAAGCGGAAGTTTagtcacaggctctctttccatttcctctGAAAACCGTAATATCAGGTTGTTGGGAACTTGGCAGAGGCTATTCACTGGTAGACCTGCTAATCAGCTGTGTGGTGAGATAAAGGCTACAGGTAGATAATATAGGTAATAAAGTACTACTGTGTTGATAAGGCTAGTTAAAGGTAAACTACCTGTCTGGTTTATCATTTTAGTTCCCAGGTGGAATAATCCCCTGAATAGTGTTTTGATATGCCTTTTTTATTTTCTGATCAGAAATCTTTGAAATTATCGTATTTCAGATAAAACTCATGTTTAGTCATGTTGTATGATACATTCTCCACTGGTAGATAAGTAGCCTAAATTATTTTCCACACTGCCTTATCTGATCCATCTGAGAAATATGACTCATAGCCAAATTAGTCATCACCATGAAGACTTCCGTTAGTGCTGTTGTTTCTACCTTTGGTTTTGGttttgtgataaaaaaaaaaaaaacctgggTTGTTCAAAtgatactgtgtgtatatatatatatatatatatatatatatatatatatatatatatatatatatatatatatatatatatagaaaagcAGGGTGTAATCATTGTAGGGAAAATAAATGTCTCCTCATTTATACATTTTGATTCTCAAATAGCCTACCGTTAATACATATTCTGATTACCTCTCATTAGAGGTCTTCACGGATCAACCTGAACCTGAGACATTTTGTAGTTAACTCTTGAATCAAGGGTTAGATCCCTTTCAGAAATTTcccatgaaaatctgttgccaattggatggaaacagAGCTACTGattaatattttattaactctctTGGACAGTAGACCTACACAGCTGTGGCGTGGATGACTTTTCTGTCAAACCCGCAACCAAAACAACCTCAGGCTGTATAGGCTGATTCTGTAGGCCTAAACATTTCATTTAGAACAAAACATATTCGATTATTATATTGAGTTAGACCTGAGTTAAAACCTACCAAAATATGTCTAACACACAACACTCACTAGTATCCTAAACTCACAAAATAAAAGTCTTCTAATCTCATATTCAGTCAACAGAAACAAATGAACCGATCTCTGATAAACTCAATATTCTACATCCAATTATAGCTTTGTCATAGCGGGAATAGTCTACTAACCTTAGACCTACAAATCCCAATTGTTGAAAATGACACAGGAATGCAGATGGGAGACGCAATCCTTCCATAGCCTATTCAAATTTGATTTTGAATTGGTCAAACAGGCTATAGCCTACCTTTAGTCTAAATCAATGTTGATCAAAACAGTTAAATAGGATAGATTGTAATGTTGCTCAGTAAAAGAATAGGCCTGCGGAATATTAGGTTAGAGACAAAAGTTAACTATTTGCAGCATGCTTGCAGTCAGGCACATAAAAAAAGAAATCCTACTAAAATATTTGGTCAACAGAAACAaggcaaacatttctgaaaacctcaACGTTCTACATCTAACTATTGGGATGTCATTATGAAAATGCAAAGCTGTAGAGCACAAATAAATCATTTTAAATACAACTGAAAATGCACAGTTAAAGTTTACTGTCAGACAAGTAAAAACTATTTCGCTGGCTTGCGAGGCAATAAATCTGCATTTTATGCGATACAGACCCACCCCCATTTGGATCTAATTCTCTCTCAGCTCAGACATGTTTTGGGTCGGATCTGGTCCACCTtggatatacattttttttttttaaagaccggATCCAGTTGGGGTCAGGTATGAATTTAACGAATTCGGTTCGGATCTCAATTTTGGGATCCGAGAAAAACTCATTGGCAGTAGTTTAATTATATAAATGTTTGTATTTTCTAAATTATATTGTTCTCCATCTTTCTCACCCTCTTTCTATCGTTCTCTCTtaattaaattcaaagggctttattgccatgggaaacatatgtttacgtcACACATACACAAGAGAGAGatactatgtacagactcagtgagcatagccttgatATTGAGAGAGGTCAACATaccagacatggctctcaagagaagaaagATTGATTAGGTGAttgtttgaatcagctgtgtaataCTAGGGCAAAAGGCAAAATGTGCACCCCATTGGGGTCCCAAAGACCAAGTTTTGGAAACCATGATTTATCTTCCCCCACTATTCCTActataactatttgcacattgctaAAACACTGTACATTGCTgacaataaaacaaatatttcccatgccaataaagcctctttgaattgagagagagagagagagcttgtttCCTATGGTAATGACGGGAAAAAAGGCGAGTCAGGTAAAACGCCACACACCGTCCTCATTATTTAAATTAGCCGACGTCATGAGACTGACTCTGTTCTTAGAAATCAAAGTATTTTTCAACTACACCTGTCAGTATCAGATACAGTATTACATTTTATAAATTCGATGGCTTAAGTGTTTTCACAGGTGATATCGAACTTGTTAAGGAATTACACACACCATTGCTCACCAATCCGTATCCGTGCTTGTTTGGTGAACAAGATCTCATTGGAGTTCATCTCAACTGGTTGGACGAGCCGCACCCGTGGAAAGAAAAGGACCCTTCTGTCGCTCAGGTGTTTACTCCATTTTGGTGCTTTGTGCTGGACGGTCACAACGCTTACTAAGGACATTTAATTTGTTCTCAAGGTTTCTACCATGACGATTTGGATTGCACTTCTTCTTGCGACTTTCGCAGTGGGTGCCTCAGCTCAATGTAAGTTGATTTAATTTAGGCATTTTAACAAGGGAAATATTTATTAGCATTTAGTTGTTTTTTTTATGAGAagacacattttaaaatgtttaagaAAGTAACCATAATCTCTAGCCAATTTTGATAGTTGGAGGCAATCGGTCCCAAAATTGATAGCTAACAAGTTAACTTTTTTTGTATTGACCTCTGCGTTTCGCTGCCTAGCCCTAGACAGCCAGCCCAAATCAAGCTTTTCGGTATGATAAACCAATTGTTTATGGGCAAAATATTACAATGACGTTGCATGTTACACAATTGTATGTTTTCTTTATACATTGGACATAGTTATACTCCAAGACTAGTTTCGGTGCGTTAAAGAGTGGGGGGTCGGGAAGGTATTGTTCTGTGTAACCAACGCCCAGTTCGAGCTCTCTAACGTTACCTGTAGGCCTACACCCTCCATGGGAATTCCTTTGGGACTTGTTTTTAACTGCTTCCGCTCTAATAAACATGGCTATTTGTTACTCCATTACATCACCTGTTGTTGGCCTCATGGTAGTCTGATTAGTCGGGCTGTAATACACAATTTAATTGGTATATACAGCCTAAAACGAATGTTTGAAGTCGTGTAAATGTTCCTAACTTTACCTCGGTACCGAACCATATAACCGCTACCTACCGGGTCTCTAAAAAGTCGGGTAAACAATACTTTCGTGTGGATATTTCGCCTCATATCGGGCAGCTGTTGGACAAACCGCACAGAAAACCATCTcatacttttttaaatgtaaaaaaacaaaaaaaaacaaaaaacgttCTGGCTTGTAAAGAAATGTACACGACTTTGCAAGTATTCGTTTCAGGCTGTACCAATTGTGTATTTCAGACTAGCCTCATGTTTAATTTGTCTTCCACAGGCAAATGTGAAAGTATGAAGTGGGCTACATGTGATGGCACCCCTTGCCAATGTAGCATTATGGTTGACGCTGGTATACAACAAAACCTGAACTGCTCTACATGCAAGTACCTCTCTCATTACTATGTCAAGCAACATTAATCTCATTTGGGAAaaataatacttcctgttataAATATTACAACTAGCCTACATCCATTTTTAAAAAGGGGTTTGTGGGTTAACTTTTCTGGGACTGGTGTGACTTGTTCTCATCCAGTGTTATTTTGCCTATGAATGATTCTTAAGGTCTCTTATCCCTCTGTTAGTGATCCCCAAATGCTACCTGATGAAGGCAGAGATGTACCGTGCTAAGAACAACCTGTCCACTCGTACTGGAGGAAAGCCAGTCGAGACCGCCTTCGTGGACAATGATGGTATCTATGACCCGGTCTGTGAGGCCACTGGTGCCTTCCATGCCAAACAGTGCAACAACACTGAGGAGTGTTGGTGTGTCAACAGTGCTGGCGTGCGCAGAACCGACAAGGGAGACAAGAACCTCAAGTGTGAGAAGCTCGTGGAGACCTAGTAAGTTTTATATCATGTGTATTTAGATTAAGAATCATGGGTTGCCATCATTCATGCAGGATGTGGCTTCAGCTTTAATTGGTGTACAGACTGAGCACACGTATTATGCTAGTGAAACATAATTTCAGGATGATTAAGAAAAGGTAAGTGATAGGCTGAATCTAAATTCTGATGACTAGGCAATTGTAGTGGGTATTGAAATCtaaccctgtccctctctcctccagttgGGTTCGCCTGGAGCTCAAGCACAAGGAAGTGAGCAAAGCCGTGGATGTAAATAAGTTGCAGGCGTAAGTATTTATGTCCGTTTCATGGTATTCGTGTCAACTTAACATTTCACAAGTGCTATAATATTAACACGTGCATGAAACTACTCACTGAACTTTGTCCTCCTGCAGTGCCATTGCAAATGCCATCGAGACCCGTTACAGCTTTGACAAGACCCTTGTGAAGGAGGTGGAGTATGACCCCGATGCTCGCCTGATCATCGTCGATGTCCAGAAGGCGAAGGGAGACCGCAAAGCCGACCTATCGCGTATGGCCTACTACATGGAGAAAGACGTAAGTCAtgacctctcccctccctttGCTGCGTCACTTCAGTGACGCATATCATGGTCTCCCTTGGCATATGTCTTCTGATCTCAGTTAAATGAAACATATTAAAATCAAAACCCAGATTACTTGACCTGTGAATATTCCATGTTATTCCCAGGTCAAGGTGCTGCCCCTGTTCGCCAACCAAGAAAAGTTTGCACCCAGTGTGGACGGTCAGAAGCTGGAGATGGAGAACATCTTGGTGTACTATGTGGATGAGGAGGCCCCCACCTTCACCATGAAGAGGCTGACCGGGGGCATTATCGCAGTCATCGTGGTGGTCATCCTGGCCGTGGTCGCCGGACTGCTGGTCCTTTTCTTTGCGAGGAAGCGAGAGCAGAAGTACAGCAAGGCGGAGGTGAGTGGGCCAACATGTTCCTCTGATAATGAGGTTAAAGAAGCATTTGAAACACTGCGTCTATAAGCTGTTCCtgttgtggtcatggttttaTGTATATAGTAAGGACATTCTCCAAATTGAAAACCATACTGGCACATTGAAAAACCAATTGCCCCATGATGCCTAATGTTTTGTTTGGTTGCTTTCCCTTTCAGCCCAGAGAGATGGAGGCCCTGTAGACAATCCTTCACCAGTCCGTTCTACGCTGGAATATTAACAGCTTGTATATAGCCCTTTAACAAAACATTGTTTGCAATTGTGCTGTTTTTAATATTGTTACTTGAGGGATGCCGTTTGTAAAGGACTGGACTTTTTATTTGGCACTGTTACTACCACAAGCATCTTTGTATATAAACTGTTATTTTAAATCCTAACGTCTGTAAAATGGCAAAGCTACAGTGCTTCAGAAACACAGGATACATGTCCAGGTTGATTTAAATGCATCAATGTTTTTATTAAATGAAGTCTGAATGCTG
This genomic stretch from Salvelinus namaycush isolate Seneca chromosome 4, SaNama_1.0, whole genome shotgun sequence harbors:
- the LOC120045603 gene encoding epithelial cell adhesion molecule-like, with the translated sequence MTIWIALLLATFAVGASAQCKCESMKWATCDGTPCQCSIMVDAGIQQNLNCSTLIPKCYLMKAEMYRAKNNLSTRTGGKPVETAFVDNDGIYDPVCEATGAFHAKQCNNTEECWCVNSAGVRRTDKGDKNLKCEKLVETYWVRLELKHKEVSKAVDVNKLQAAIANAIETRYSFDKTLVKEVEYDPDARLIIVDVQKAKGDRKADLSRMAYYMEKDVKVLPLFANQEKFAPSVDGQKLEMENILVYYVDEEAPTFTMKRLTGGIIAVIVVVILAVVAGLLVLFFARKREQKYSKAEPREMEAL